In one window of Nocardia brasiliensis DNA:
- a CDS encoding fatty acyl-AMP ligase produces the protein MTASPPRNCLAVRVAERAASQPDTVAYTELRYRLHERLPNSITYARLHIAAGELAERLRDASAPGDRVTILCGHGLDYVVAFLACLYSDRIAVPLFPAAGTRNRERLHAVLADARPTAALLSHSDVTSPAVLGPGLGQVVRLPPDVTAPVSGGASPEEPRIDPVRGTPAYLQYTSGSTQSPTGVQVTHANMAAALEQLCHALAPTPDKPILTWLPFFHDMGLILGLSLPLYCGVPGYTMAPAEFVKRPIRWLRAVSDYRAGITGGPNFGLSLTVSGTTPQERAGLDLSGLDLLLNGSEPVRAEALDEFSTAFLDYGFRHQAHTPGFGLAEATLTVTVCARDEQPVAQRFDRAALSEGRVVALVPGDEPVGAALVGCGVPAGQDVRIVHPLTRVELPTGRVGEIWVAGANVCDGYFGRPDATAETFHAALVGSDLRWLRTGDLGFWFDDQLYIAGRRKDVVVVDGRNHYPPDIEATVETCAPEVRPGHVTVFGHDDGRREDLVVVAELGTVDAVEPAEFTVLARRIRAAVAAAHEVLPGAVLLVEPGRIPKTTSGKLRRGECRARYLAGRLDPVAMI, from the coding sequence GTGACCGCGAGCCCGCCGCGCAACTGTCTCGCCGTTCGGGTCGCCGAACGGGCCGCGTCGCAGCCGGACACCGTCGCGTACACCGAACTGCGCTACCGGTTGCACGAGCGGCTGCCGAACTCGATCACCTACGCCCGCTTGCACATCGCGGCGGGCGAGCTCGCCGAGCGGCTGCGCGACGCGAGCGCGCCGGGGGACCGGGTCACCATCCTCTGCGGCCACGGACTCGACTACGTCGTCGCGTTTCTCGCCTGTCTGTACAGCGATCGCATTGCGGTACCGCTGTTTCCGGCGGCGGGCACGCGCAACCGAGAACGCTTGCACGCGGTCCTCGCCGACGCCCGGCCCACGGCCGCCCTGCTCTCGCACAGCGACGTGACCAGCCCGGCGGTGCTCGGGCCCGGCCTCGGGCAGGTGGTGCGACTACCACCGGACGTCACCGCCCCGGTATCCGGCGGTGCGTCACCCGAGGAACCCCGAATCGACCCGGTGCGCGGCACACCGGCTTATCTGCAATACACCTCAGGATCGACGCAGTCGCCGACCGGGGTCCAGGTCACCCACGCCAATATGGCCGCCGCACTGGAACAGCTGTGCCACGCCCTCGCGCCAACGCCGGACAAACCCATCCTGACCTGGTTACCGTTCTTCCACGACATGGGCCTGATCCTGGGCCTGTCGCTACCGCTCTACTGCGGGGTGCCCGGCTACACGATGGCGCCCGCCGAGTTCGTCAAGCGGCCGATCCGTTGGCTGCGCGCGGTCAGCGACTATCGTGCCGGCATCACCGGCGGGCCCAATTTCGGTCTTTCCCTTACTGTTTCGGGCACGACGCCGCAGGAGCGAGCGGGCCTCGACCTGTCCGGGCTCGATCTGCTGCTCAACGGGTCCGAGCCGGTGCGCGCCGAGGCGCTCGACGAATTCAGCACGGCCTTCCTCGATTACGGTTTCCGGCACCAGGCGCACACGCCGGGCTTCGGCCTCGCCGAGGCCACGCTGACGGTCACCGTCTGCGCGCGGGACGAGCAACCGGTGGCCCAGCGCTTCGACCGGGCCGCGCTGTCGGAGGGCCGGGTGGTCGCGCTGGTGCCCGGGGACGAACCGGTCGGCGCGGCGCTGGTCGGGTGCGGTGTGCCCGCCGGGCAGGACGTGCGCATCGTGCATCCGCTCACCCGGGTCGAATTGCCCACCGGTCGAGTCGGTGAGATCTGGGTGGCGGGCGCCAACGTCTGCGACGGCTATTTCGGCAGGCCCGACGCCACCGCCGAGACCTTCCACGCCGCCCTGGTCGGCAGCGACCTGCGTTGGCTGCGCACCGGTGACCTGGGCTTCTGGTTCGACGATCAGCTCTATATCGCCGGACGCCGCAAGGATGTCGTCGTGGTCGACGGCCGCAACCACTATCCGCCCGACATCGAGGCGACGGTGGAGACGTGCGCGCCGGAGGTCAGGCCGGGGCACGTGACGGTGTTCGGGCACGACGACGGTCGCCGGGAGGATCTGGTGGTGGTCGCCGAACTCGGCACGGTCGACGCGGTCGAACCCGCCGAGTTCACCGTGCTCGCCCGGCGCATTCGAGCGGCGGTCGCGGCCGCGCACGAGGTGCTGCCCGGCGCGGTGCTGCTGGTCGAACCGGGTCGCATTCCCAAGACCACCAGCGGCAAGCTCCGGCGCGGCGAGTGCAGGGCCCGCTACCTCGCGGGCCGCCTCGACCCCGTCGCGATGATCTGA
- a CDS encoding cation:proton antiporter: MTFSTLALVLALGLCGPLLALRGTWHPPVVLGEVTAGIVFGATGFGVLHSADPIFTFLADIGFSVVMFVAGTHVPVRDPTVRAALGVGAVRAVLVGLLSVPAGFGIARGFDTGHGAMYAVLLASSSAALVLPIVDSLGLRGQPVLALTAQVAIADTVCVVALPLAIDPAHAGRAALGALAVSACAVALFVVLRWVEQSGLRQRAHRISEQRGLALELRVSLAVLFALCAVATQTRVSIMLAGFAAGLAVAAVGEPRRVARQLFAISDGFLAPLFFVWLGARLDLRDFGANPRLIALGAALGVGALVVHLAPRLVGQPVGYGALAAAQIGVPVAAVTVGTELRVLVTGEAAALMLGALCTIAIAATAASRLAARAP, encoded by the coding sequence ATGACCTTCTCCACCCTCGCGCTGGTGCTCGCGCTCGGGCTGTGCGGGCCGCTGCTCGCGCTGCGCGGCACCTGGCACCCGCCCGTGGTACTCGGCGAGGTGACGGCCGGAATCGTGTTCGGCGCCACCGGATTCGGCGTGCTGCACAGCGCCGACCCGATCTTCACGTTTCTGGCGGATATCGGCTTCTCCGTCGTCATGTTCGTCGCGGGCACCCACGTTCCGGTGCGCGATCCGACGGTACGCGCCGCCCTCGGGGTGGGCGCGGTGCGCGCGGTGCTGGTCGGATTGCTCTCGGTGCCAGCGGGTTTCGGTATCGCCCGAGGGTTCGATACCGGGCACGGCGCGATGTACGCCGTGCTGCTCGCGTCCTCCTCGGCGGCGTTGGTGCTGCCCATCGTCGACTCGCTCGGTCTGCGCGGACAGCCGGTGCTGGCGTTGACGGCGCAGGTCGCGATCGCCGACACGGTCTGCGTGGTCGCGCTGCCGCTGGCCATCGATCCGGCGCACGCGGGGCGGGCGGCACTCGGCGCGCTCGCGGTATCCGCCTGCGCGGTAGCGCTTTTCGTAGTACTGCGCTGGGTGGAGCAGTCGGGGCTGCGTCAGCGGGCACACCGGATCTCCGAGCAGCGCGGGCTCGCCCTGGAGCTTCGCGTCAGCCTCGCCGTACTGTTCGCGCTGTGCGCGGTCGCCACCCAGACTCGCGTCTCGATCATGCTGGCCGGCTTCGCCGCCGGGCTGGCCGTGGCCGCGGTCGGCGAGCCGCGGCGGGTGGCACGCCAGCTCTTCGCGATCAGCGACGGCTTCCTCGCGCCGCTGTTCTTCGTCTGGCTCGGCGCCCGGCTCGATCTGCGCGACTTCGGCGCGAACCCGCGACTGATCGCCCTTGGCGCGGCACTCGGCGTCGGCGCGCTGGTGGTGCACCTCGCACCGCGACTGGTCGGGCAACCGGTTGGCTACGGCGCGCTCGCGGCCGCGCAGATCGGCGTGCCGGTCGCCGCGGTCACCGTCGGTACCGAGTTGCGCGTGCTGGTGACCGGGGAGGCCGCGGCGCTGATGCTCGGGGCCCTCTGCACGATCGCCATCGCCGCGACGGCCGCGAGTCGACTCGCGGCGCGCGCGCCGTGA
- a CDS encoding RNA-binding S4 domain-containing protein — protein MPRADNGIRTHANTNTATQARVDSWTWAVRLFKTRSAAAEACRGGHVRVNGSTAKPAQPVKPGDEVRIRVGGIERIVIVERIVTKRVGAPIAAQCLIDRSPPPPARELLAAMPSRDRGSGRPTKRERRETDRLLGRTEAPGRADGFDTGD, from the coding sequence GTGCCCCGCGCCGACAACGGCATCCGTACCCACGCAAACACGAACACCGCGACGCAGGCCCGAGTCGATTCATGGACTTGGGCCGTGCGCCTGTTCAAGACGAGATCCGCCGCCGCCGAAGCGTGCCGCGGTGGACACGTCCGGGTCAACGGCAGCACGGCCAAACCGGCCCAGCCGGTCAAACCGGGCGACGAGGTGCGCATCCGCGTCGGCGGCATCGAACGCATCGTGATCGTCGAGCGCATCGTCACCAAACGAGTCGGTGCTCCGATCGCCGCACAGTGCCTGATCGACCGCAGCCCGCCACCGCCCGCCCGCGAGCTGCTCGCGGCTATGCCCAGCCGCGACCGCGGCTCGGGCCGGCCCACCAAGCGCGAACGGCGCGAGACCGACCGGCTGCTCGGCCGCACCGAAGCTCCGGGCCGTGCCGACGGGTTCGATACCGGCGACTGA
- a CDS encoding C40 family peptidase, whose amino-acid sequence MGALAATTGAMPAIPAMAATINIPGVGNFDVPVPQEYEAPVQQLNQQIQQAVSAMPNAQAPGAQQQAAPGVPNFAPNMPGMFNPAPSASDIALDAAKTKVGAMYSWGAAGPSNFDCSGLVQWAYRQAGVELPRTSFEQSHVGAPVAFHNLQPGDIVVTNGGGHVGIYAGDGKLLNAVQSGQPVSYTPLHADQVVTARRIV is encoded by the coding sequence ATGGGCGCGCTGGCCGCAACGACCGGGGCGATGCCCGCGATTCCGGCGATGGCCGCGACCATCAACATTCCCGGCGTCGGGAACTTCGATGTTCCTGTCCCGCAGGAATACGAGGCGCCCGTCCAGCAGCTCAACCAGCAGATCCAGCAGGCCGTCTCGGCCATGCCGAACGCGCAGGCCCCCGGCGCCCAGCAGCAGGCCGCCCCCGGCGTGCCGAACTTCGCGCCGAACATGCCCGGCATGTTCAACCCCGCGCCCAGCGCCAGCGATATCGCACTCGACGCCGCCAAGACCAAGGTCGGCGCCATGTACTCCTGGGGCGCCGCGGGTCCCTCCAACTTCGACTGCTCGGGTCTGGTCCAGTGGGCCTACCGTCAGGCGGGCGTCGAGCTCCCCCGCACCAGCTTCGAGCAGTCGCACGTCGGCGCTCCGGTGGCCTTCCACAACCTGCAGCCCGGCGACATCGTCGTGACCAACGGCGGCGGCCACGTCGGCATCTACGCCGGCGACGGCAAGCTGCTCAACGCGGTGCAGTCCGGCCAGCCGGTGTCCTACACCCCGCTGCACGCCGACCAGGTCGTCACCGCACGCCGTATCGTCTAG
- a CDS encoding ATP-binding protein: protein MDPVRNPYAPGAGQRPPELAGRAKQLTAFDIVLERIARGRPERSVMLTGLRGVGKTVLLNQLRSAAISRGWGTGKIEARPDQELRRPLSSALHMAVRAIAMAHRNPERVDDFLGILKAFALRATADKGMRERWQPGIDVPAVTGRADSGDIEIDLVELLVEAAALASEIGVGIAIFIDEMQDLGAADISAICGACHELSQDAAPLIVVGAGLPHLPAVLSASKSYSERLFSYHRIDRLDREAADLALIAPAQREAVKFTDEALDALYQRADGYPYFVQAYGKAAWDQAPESPITAEDVAVASPSAEEELAVGFFGSRYERATPAEREYMRAMADLAGDDGPVATAAVASELGRKPASLSPARDGLIKKGLIYSAERGTIGFTVPHFGRYLRSV, encoded by the coding sequence ATGGACCCCGTGCGGAATCCGTATGCTCCCGGAGCCGGACAGCGCCCACCCGAATTAGCCGGGCGCGCCAAGCAACTCACCGCCTTCGACATCGTGCTCGAGCGCATCGCACGGGGCCGCCCGGAACGCAGCGTGATGCTCACCGGGCTGCGCGGTGTCGGAAAAACGGTGCTGCTCAACCAACTTCGCTCGGCCGCCATCTCGCGCGGCTGGGGCACCGGCAAGATCGAGGCGCGCCCGGATCAGGAACTGCGCCGCCCACTGTCCTCCGCGCTGCACATGGCGGTCCGGGCGATCGCGATGGCGCACCGCAATCCCGAGCGGGTGGACGACTTCCTCGGCATCCTCAAGGCCTTCGCGCTGCGCGCCACCGCGGACAAGGGCATGCGGGAACGCTGGCAGCCCGGCATCGACGTCCCCGCGGTCACCGGCCGCGCCGATTCCGGCGACATCGAGATCGATCTGGTCGAACTGCTCGTCGAGGCCGCGGCACTGGCGAGCGAGATCGGTGTCGGCATCGCGATTTTCATCGACGAGATGCAGGATCTCGGCGCCGCCGACATCTCCGCGATCTGCGGCGCGTGCCACGAGTTGAGCCAGGACGCGGCGCCGCTCATCGTGGTCGGCGCCGGCCTACCGCACCTGCCCGCGGTGCTGTCCGCCTCGAAGAGCTACTCGGAGCGACTGTTCAGCTATCACCGCATCGATCGGCTCGATCGCGAGGCCGCCGACCTGGCCCTGATCGCGCCCGCGCAGCGCGAAGCGGTGAAGTTCACCGACGAGGCCTTGGACGCGCTGTATCAGCGGGCCGACGGCTACCCGTACTTCGTCCAGGCCTATGGCAAGGCGGCGTGGGACCAGGCGCCGGAGAGTCCCATCACCGCCGAGGACGTGGCGGTGGCCTCGCCGAGCGCGGAGGAGGAGCTCGCGGTCGGATTCTTCGGATCCCGCTACGAACGGGCGACACCGGCCGAGCGAGAGTACATGCGCGCCATGGCCGATCTGGCCGGCGACGACGGCCCGGTCGCCACCGCGGCGGTGGCCAGCGAACTAGGCCGCAAGCCCGCCTCGCTCTCGCCTGCCAGGGACGGGTTGATCAAGAAGGGGCTGATCTATTCGGCCGAGCGCGGCACGATCGGTTTCACGGTCCCGCACTTCGGCCGCTACCTGCGCAGCGTGTGA
- a CDS encoding acyl-CoA dehydrogenase family protein codes for MATAAKVDATEEQARALVEESRETTWAKPSFAKEMFLGRFRLDLIHPYPRPSAEDTARTDAYLARLRPFCESIDGRVIETEGRIPDEYVKGLAELGCFGLKIPQSHGGQGLSQFGYNRALMLVGSAHPSLGVLLSAHQSIGVPEPLKLAGTAEQKAEFLPRCAAGAVSAFLLTEPDVGSDPARMASTAVPTDDGEAYLLNGVKLWTTNGVVAELLVVMARVPKSEGHRGGISAFVVEADSPGITVERRNAFMGLRGIENGVTRMHDVRVPKANLIGREGEGLKIALTTLNAGRLAIPALCTASAKWSLKIAREWSAARVQWGKPVGEHEAVGQKISFIAATTYALEAALDLSAAMCDEARNDIRIEAALAKLWASEMSCAIADELVQIRGGRGYETAASLAARGERAVGAEQLVRDLRINRIFEGSSEIMRLLIAREMADAHMSAAGALVDRKAEFKDKAKAAVGAAGFYAKWFPQLAVGAGSTPATFSEFGVLAKHLRFVERSSRKQARSLMYAMGRWQAGLEYKQNFLGRIVDIAAELFAISASCVRAHALRAAAAPEAAAAEELADVFAKQSRVRVRKLFDSLWDNTDAEDHTLTRAVLDGRYTWLEAGVFDPSEGTGPWIAEWQVGPSTEQNLLRPFLPSTRTPHQTT; via the coding sequence ATGGCGACTGCCGCGAAAGTCGACGCCACCGAAGAACAGGCCCGCGCCCTGGTCGAGGAATCCCGCGAAACCACCTGGGCCAAACCATCGTTCGCCAAGGAGATGTTTCTCGGCCGGTTCCGGCTCGACCTGATCCACCCCTACCCGCGGCCCAGCGCGGAGGACACCGCGCGTACCGACGCCTACCTGGCCCGGCTGCGGCCGTTCTGCGAGTCCATCGACGGCCGGGTGATCGAAACCGAGGGGCGGATCCCGGACGAATACGTCAAGGGGCTGGCCGAACTCGGTTGCTTCGGCCTCAAAATCCCGCAATCCCATGGTGGACAAGGGCTTTCCCAGTTCGGCTACAACCGCGCGTTGATGCTCGTCGGCTCCGCGCACCCCAGCCTCGGCGTGTTGCTCTCGGCGCACCAATCGATCGGCGTCCCCGAACCGCTCAAGCTCGCGGGCACCGCCGAGCAGAAGGCCGAATTCCTGCCCCGCTGCGCCGCGGGCGCGGTGAGCGCGTTCCTGCTCACCGAACCCGACGTCGGATCCGACCCCGCCAGAATGGCCAGCACCGCGGTGCCGACCGATGACGGCGAGGCGTACCTGCTCAACGGCGTGAAACTGTGGACGACCAATGGTGTTGTCGCCGAACTGCTCGTGGTGATGGCGCGGGTGCCCAAGAGCGAGGGCCACCGCGGCGGCATCTCCGCCTTCGTCGTCGAGGCCGACTCGCCGGGCATCACGGTGGAGCGGCGCAACGCCTTCATGGGTCTGCGCGGCATCGAGAACGGCGTCACCAGGATGCACGACGTGCGGGTGCCTAAGGCCAACCTGATCGGCCGCGAGGGCGAGGGCCTCAAGATCGCGCTCACCACCCTGAACGCGGGCCGCCTTGCCATTCCCGCGCTGTGCACCGCCTCGGCGAAATGGTCGCTGAAGATCGCCAGGGAGTGGAGCGCGGCGCGGGTGCAATGGGGCAAGCCGGTCGGCGAGCACGAGGCGGTCGGACAGAAGATATCCTTCATCGCCGCAACGACTTACGCGCTGGAGGCGGCACTCGACCTGTCCGCGGCCATGTGCGACGAGGCGCGCAACGACATCCGGATCGAGGCGGCACTCGCCAAACTGTGGGCCAGCGAGATGAGCTGCGCCATCGCCGACGAGCTGGTGCAGATTCGGGGCGGACGCGGGTACGAGACGGCGGCCTCACTCGCGGCACGTGGCGAACGCGCCGTCGGCGCCGAACAACTCGTCCGCGATCTGCGCATCAACCGCATCTTCGAAGGCTCGAGCGAGATCATGCGGCTACTGATCGCCAGGGAAATGGCCGACGCGCACATGAGCGCCGCCGGCGCGCTGGTCGACCGCAAAGCCGAGTTCAAGGACAAGGCGAAGGCGGCGGTCGGCGCGGCGGGGTTCTACGCCAAGTGGTTCCCGCAGTTGGCGGTCGGCGCGGGCAGCACACCGGCGACGTTCTCCGAATTCGGTGTTCTGGCAAAGCATTTGCGCTTTGTCGAGCGCAGCTCGCGCAAGCAGGCGCGGTCGCTGATGTACGCCATGGGCCGCTGGCAGGCCGGGCTGGAGTACAAGCAGAACTTCCTCGGCCGCATCGTCGACATCGCGGCCGAGCTGTTCGCCATCTCGGCATCCTGCGTGCGGGCGCACGCCCTGCGCGCCGCGGCCGCCCCCGAGGCCGCGGCCGCCGAGGAACTCGCCGACGTCTTCGCCAAACAGTCCCGCGTCCGCGTGCGCAAACTGTTCGACTCCCTCTGGGACAACACCGACGCCGAAGACCACACCCTCACCCGCGCGGTCCTCGACGGCCGCTACACCTGGCTCGAAGCGGGCGTCTTCGACCCGAGCGAAGGCACCGGCCCCTGGATCGCCGAATGGCAGGTAGGCCCCTCCACCGAACAAAACCTCCTGCGCCCCTTCCTCCCCTCCACCCGCACCCCCCACCAAACCACCTGA
- a CDS encoding alpha/beta fold hydrolase, producing the protein MTISRCAADYDGHRVTVTAADGVPLSVRVFGADTAPVTIVFAHGHCLRTESWAFLREQLLRQWGTAGGSAVKMVFYDHRGHGESGEAHPSTYTIDQLGHDLDTVLRTVAPTGPVVLIGHSMGAMVVLAYARLFPAAIGTRIVGVGLIAGAANGLTEVGLGRFLKRRAVRSLQVAVVRAPRVMQGSKRMSRRIFEPIMRAANSGTRRVNPRMVAVATAMLNDTPLLTMSSFLASLMTFDETATLHRLGSIPALVLAGTADIVVPFAHSVVLASQLAGSQLVPLEGAGHSVIFERAEEVALSIVGLVDQVVGHLRGQGPEYAVAG; encoded by the coding sequence ATGACTATTTCGCGCTGTGCGGCCGACTACGACGGCCATCGCGTCACGGTGACGGCCGCGGACGGCGTCCCACTGTCGGTCCGCGTGTTCGGCGCGGATACCGCGCCGGTGACCATCGTGTTCGCGCACGGACACTGCTTACGCACCGAATCCTGGGCGTTCCTGCGCGAGCAGCTGCTGCGTCAGTGGGGCACGGCAGGCGGCTCGGCGGTCAAGATGGTGTTCTACGACCACCGCGGGCACGGGGAGTCCGGCGAGGCCCACCCCTCGACGTACACCATCGACCAGCTCGGACACGACCTCGACACCGTGCTGCGCACGGTCGCCCCGACCGGTCCGGTCGTGCTGATCGGGCATTCGATGGGGGCGATGGTCGTGCTGGCCTACGCGCGGCTGTTCCCGGCGGCGATCGGCACCCGCATCGTCGGTGTCGGGCTGATCGCCGGCGCCGCCAACGGCCTCACCGAGGTCGGTCTCGGCCGCTTCCTCAAGCGCCGCGCGGTGCGCTCGCTGCAGGTGGCGGTGGTGCGCGCGCCCCGGGTGATGCAGGGCTCCAAGCGGATGTCGCGGCGGATCTTCGAGCCGATCATGCGCGCGGCGAATTCCGGGACGCGGCGGGTCAATCCGCGCATGGTCGCGGTCGCGACCGCCATGCTGAACGACACGCCGCTGCTGACCATGTCGAGCTTCCTCGCCTCGCTGATGACCTTCGACGAGACGGCGACCCTGCACCGGCTCGGCAGCATCCCGGCGCTGGTACTCGCGGGCACTGCGGACATCGTAGTGCCGTTCGCACACTCGGTGGTGCTGGCCTCGCAATTGGCGGGATCGCAGCTGGTTCCGCTGGAGGGCGCGGGACACAGCGTGATCTTCGAACGCGCCGAAGAGGTGGCGCTGTCCATCGTCGGGCTGGTCGATCAGGTCGTCGGCCATCTGCGCGGGCAGGGCCCGGAATACGCGGTCGCCGGCTGA
- a CDS encoding acetyl-CoA C-acyltransferase → MRRAAIVAPVRTPSGIEGGALTGMPAGWLASTVLAAVVERSGVDPARIEDIVLACVDGSLPGGAELSRLAARSAGLPFAVPGVLTDRRCGSGLQAVLTAAMMVQTGAADVVVAGGVECAAGAAGRQGEAVDASDLSNAEGLARYYGIGRADADEFAVASHRKAARAWRQGNFAAEVIPVGVRAEPGHGVDSGVEDTGGHRILRDEGVDDEVSTYTLAALRPLLSDGVVTAGNMSAHRRGAAACLVVAEDRLADLGLTPMAYLVGWAAAGSDAGPATLGAAPAVAKLLGRTGLRLDDIDLVEVNEGFAVEVLALARAWDFDHRERLNVNGSAIALGHPVGATGLRIMTTMLHELARTNGSYGLEAIALGHDHGIAALFEAAGSTPVADVPRGARFHGARPNRRFGRHRA, encoded by the coding sequence GTGAGAAGAGCCGCGATCGTCGCGCCGGTCCGCACACCCAGCGGGATCGAAGGGGGCGCATTGACCGGCATGCCGGCCGGATGGCTGGCCTCGACCGTGCTCGCCGCGGTGGTCGAACGCTCCGGGGTCGACCCGGCCCGCATCGAAGACATCGTGCTGGCCTGCGTCGACGGCAGTCTGCCCGGCGGTGCGGAACTGAGCAGGTTGGCCGCGCGCAGTGCGGGTTTGCCGTTCGCGGTGCCGGGCGTGCTCACCGATCGGCGCTGCGGCAGCGGCCTGCAGGCGGTGCTCACCGCGGCGATGATGGTGCAGACCGGGGCGGCCGATGTCGTGGTGGCGGGCGGGGTGGAGTGCGCCGCGGGAGCCGCGGGCCGCCAGGGCGAAGCGGTGGACGCGTCCGATCTGAGCAATGCCGAGGGCCTGGCCCGCTATTACGGCATCGGCCGCGCCGACGCCGACGAGTTCGCGGTGGCCAGCCATCGCAAGGCGGCGCGGGCCTGGCGACAGGGCAACTTCGCCGCGGAGGTGATCCCGGTCGGGGTTCGCGCCGAACCGGGCCACGGCGTCGACTCCGGCGTGGAAGACACTGGGGGACACCGGATTCTGCGCGATGAGGGGGTCGACGACGAGGTGTCCACCTACACCCTGGCCGCGTTGCGTCCGCTGCTGTCCGACGGCGTGGTGACCGCGGGCAACATGAGCGCACACCGGCGCGGGGCGGCGGCCTGCCTGGTGGTCGCCGAGGACCGGCTCGCCGATCTCGGCCTGACCCCGATGGCCTACCTGGTGGGGTGGGCGGCGGCGGGCAGTGACGCGGGCCCGGCGACGCTCGGCGCCGCACCGGCGGTGGCCAAACTGCTCGGCCGCACCGGGCTGCGGCTCGACGACATCGACCTGGTCGAGGTCAACGAGGGTTTCGCGGTGGAGGTGCTGGCCCTGGCGCGAGCGTGGGATTTCGACCACCGGGAACGGCTGAATGTGAACGGCTCGGCCATCGCGCTCGGGCATCCGGTCGGCGCGACCGGCCTGCGCATCATGACCACGATGCTGCACGAACTCGCCCGGACCAACGGTAGTTACGGGCTGGAGGCGATCGCGCTCGGCCATGATCACGGCATCGCGGCCCTGTTCGAAGCGGCCGGGTCGACGCCGGTGGCGGATGTCCCCCGCGGCGCGAGGTTCCACGGTGCGCGGCCGAACCGTCGTTTCGGCAGGCACCGGGCCTGA